In Polyodon spathula isolate WHYD16114869_AA chromosome 11, ASM1765450v1, whole genome shotgun sequence, one genomic interval encodes:
- the LOC121323527 gene encoding transcription cofactor HES-6-like, translated as MTATTMGHSNVESVSSSKEQRKLRKPLIERKRRERINTCLDQLKEAVVGAFRLDQSKLEKADILEMTVKHLQNIQNNQMTTDSTVGLEAQQRYSTGYIQCVHELHNLLLTCEWMDKTLGARLLNHLLKSLPRSKQETCTSALRPSTPVTPCCHPHHPQGSPVSCGTATPAPDQHFGGCFVSFAEDVASENTEPAPDYPPGAMQAHRLFSSPRLGSLDMWRPW; from the exons ATGACCGCCACCACTATGGGGCACAGCAACGTGGAGAGCGTTTCTAGTTCAAAAGAACAGAGAAAG cTCAGAAAGCCGCTGATTGAAAGAAAAAGACGCGAAAGAATCAACACTTGCTTGGACCAGCTGAAAGAAGCGGTAGTTGGCGCCTTTCGTCTTGAT CAATCAAAGCTGGAAAAAGCTGATATCCTTGAAATGACAGTGAAGCACCTGCAGAATATTCAAAACAATCAAATGACGA CTGATTCGACTGTGGGTCTGGAAGCACAGCAGAGGTACAGCACAGGCTATATCCAGTGCGTCCACGAACTCCACAACCTGCTTCTAACGTGCGAGTGGATGGACAAGACACTGGGGGCCCGTCTGCTTAACCACCTGCTTAAATCTCTGCCACGATCCAAACAGGAGACGTGCACGTCAGCCCTGAGACCTTCTACCCCAGTCACTCCCTGCTGTCACCCTCACCACCCCCAGGGCTCCCCCGTGTCATGCGGAACGGCGACTCCGGCTCCAGACCAACACTTTGGCGGCTGTTTTGTCAGCTTTGCGGAAGACGTGGCGTCAGAGAACACCGAGCCCGCGCCCGACTACCCACCAGGAGCCATGCAGGCTCATCGCCTGTTTTCCAGCCCTCGTTTGGGCTCGCTGGATATGTGGAGGCCATGGTAA
- the LOC121322698 gene encoding transcription cofactor HES-6-like — MAPSSRPCKNGSAQDDEEYYGLKRDRKARKPLVEKKRRARINESLHELRGLVADSDFQTKTENAEVLEMTVKRVENILRSRDLETDTMNREASERFAAGYVQCMHEVHMFVSNCPGIDAAVAAELLNHLLESMPLNEDHFQDMLVDLMSDSPNSSSTWPSSEGVCPSMVSPGGAALCGHSPAPSTTSSEDICSDLDETDAEPSHTSPDKSSTHSVPGALCSKSMWRPW; from the exons ATGGCTCCCTCATCCAGACCTTGCAAAAATGGATCTGCCCAGGATGATGAGGAATATTATGGGCTTAAAAGAGACAGAAAG GCGAGAAAGCCTTTGGTTGAGAAAAAGAGGCGAGCTCGGATTAATGAAAGTTTACACGAACTGAGGGGTCTTGTTGCAGACAGCGAT TTTCAGACAAAAACGGAGAATGCCGAAGTGCTGGAAATGACAGTAAAACGAGTTGAGAATATTCTTCGGAGCAGAGACCTTG aAACCGACACCATGAACCGTGAAGCAAGCGAGCGATTTGCTGCCGGATACGTACAGTGCATGCACGAGGTGCACATGTTCGTGTCGAACTGCCCCGGGATAGACGCTGCAGTGGCCGCGGAGCTGCTGAACCACCTTTTGGAATCTATGCCCCTGAACGAAGACCATTTTCAGGACATGCTTGTGGATTTAATGTCGGACTCTCCCAACAGTAGCAGCACTTGGCCTAGCAGCGAAGGGGTGTGTCCATCCATGGTATCACCCGGGGGTGCGGCGCTgtgtggccattctccagcgCCCTCTACAACATCCAGCGAGGACATATGTTCCGATCTAGACGAGACAGATGCGGAACCTAGTCACACTTCGCCGGATAAATCCAGTACCCACAGCGTACCTGGTGCCCTCTGCTCGAAATCCATGTGGAGACCGTGGTGA